In one window of Carassius carassius chromosome 38, fCarCar2.1, whole genome shotgun sequence DNA:
- the LOC132119001 gene encoding protein ABHD8-like, translated as MFTSFVDGIFCCFTGKSTNVVVPLESSEPTDGFEFVEVKPGRVLRVRHIIPDRPVVEEPGTGEGGTVSCKRKIWVYRNGQLLIENVSEATHPELVRYQNGDNTVDTDVSNCEAPTAGQAAEPTLGSAAPGQATDTKPAPQQDLQQVQRRRRKPKRSIVIDCERKITCCKGTHPDVALFFIHGVGGSLDIWGSQLDYFSQLGYEVIAPDLAGHGASSSPQIPAAYTFYALAEDIRIIFKRYAKRRNILVGHSYGVSFCTFLAHEYPEQVHKVVMINGGGPTALEPSLCSVFNLPTCVLNFLSPCLTWSFLMAGFAHQGTREKKLLKENNAFNVSSFVLQSMMSGQYWPEGDEVYHAEITVPVLLVHGMYDKFVPVQEDQRMAEILLLGFLKIIDDGSHMVMMECPDVVNTLLHEFFLWQPATASKPKQESAPTKTTTTKPPEDTTRPKTAPKLPSTSQPDLTRPTTALKSITTGTDAPVDIRYKGVK; from the exons ATGTTCACCAGTTTTGTGGATGGAATATTCTGTTGCTTTACAGGGAAGTCTACTAACGTTGTGGTACCTCTCGAGTCCTCTGAGCCCACCGATGGTTTTGAATTTGTTGAGGTAAAGCCAGGAAGGGTTCTGAGAGTTCGACATATTATCCCAGACAGACCAGTGGTTGAGGAGCCAGGGACTGGGGAAGGGGGTACGGTCAGCTGCAAGCGCAAAATCTGGGTGTACCGAAACGGACAGCTTCTGATTGAGAATGTCAGTGAGGCCACCCATCCAGAGCTGGTCCGCTATCAGAATGGAGACAACACTGTGGATACTGATGTTTCCAACTGTGAGGCACCCACAGCAGGCCAGGCAGCTGAACCCACACTGGGGTCGGCAGCTCCAGGGCAGGCTACAGATACCAAACCTGCACCCCAGCAGGACCTGCAGCAAGTGCAGCGCAGACGACGCAAACCCAAACGCTCCATTGTGATTGACTGTGAGCGGAAGATCACATGCTGCAAAGGTACCCACCCTGACGTGGCCTTGTTTTTCATACATGGAGTCGGGGGGTCGCTGGATATCTGGGGAAGCCAACTGGACTATTTCTCCCAACTTGGTTATGAGGTCATTGCCCCGGACCTGGCTGGCCATGGTGCAAGTTCATCTCCACAGATTCCCGCTGCCTATACCTTTTATGCTCTGGCTGAGGATATTAGAATCATCTTCAAGCGATATGCAAAGAGGAGGAATATTTTAGTAGGACACTCTTATGG TGTCTCATTTTGTACCTTCCTGGCTCATGAGTATCCGGAACAAGTTCATAAAGTTGTGATGATTAACGGTGGAGGTCCCACAGCACTCGAGCCAAGTCTCTGCTCTGTCTTCAATTTGCCCACGTGTGTCCTTAATTTCCTGTCCCCGTGCCTCACCTGGAGTTTTCTCAT GGCTGGATTTGCCCATCAGGGAACGAGAGAAAAGAAACTACTAAAAGAGAACAATGCCTTCAACGTGTCTTCCTTTGTTCTGCAATCCATGATGAGTGGACAGTACTGGCCGGAGGGCGACGAGGTTTACCATGCTGAAATCACAGTGCCTGTTCTGCTGGTTCACGGCATGTACGACAAGTTTGTACCGGTACAAGAGGACCAACGTATGGCAGAG ATCCTCTTGCTGGGGTtcctgaagatcattgatgacggAAGCCACATGGTCATGATGGAGTGCCCTGATGTGGTTAATACTCTCTTACATGAATTCTTCCTGTGGCAGCCAGCAACTGCCTCAAAACCTAAACAGGAATCAGCCCCCACAAAGACTACCACCACCAAACCTCCAGAGGACACAACGAGACCAAAAACAGCCCCCAAGTTACCATCCACTTCTCAGCCAGACTTAACAAGACCAACAACTGCACTAAAAAGCATCACTACTGGTACAGACGCTCCAGTGGACATCAGATATAAGGGCGTGAAATAA